Proteins encoded within one genomic window of Chloroflexota bacterium:
- a CDS encoding ABC transporter permease: MLRYLLRRLASGLLVLLVISFFTFGALDIAPGDAVDVLIDDSASAEEKEELQRAMGLDASLIVRYERFLAGAILHGDLGRSLMTERPVADLILERLPYTVVLALAATGLTVLLGTLAAVIASSRPGSWLDVIVMSGAMLGLSMPNFWLALLLIALFCIKLGWLPVVGAGSPSHLLLPAISLAMPSAAVLARLLRSSILDVRTADYVRTGHAKGLRRNYVFLHYVLRNGLIPVITLVGLQFGRLLGGAFIVETIFSWPGLGRLTVQAVFDRDVPVVVGATLLMATAYLTVNFLVDVAHAALDPRVRYEAV, from the coding sequence GTGCTGCGCTATCTGCTCCGGCGGCTGGCCAGCGGGCTCCTGGTCCTGCTCGTCATCAGCTTCTTCACCTTCGGCGCCCTGGACATCGCGCCGGGGGACGCCGTCGATGTGCTGATCGATGACAGCGCGTCGGCGGAGGAGAAGGAGGAGCTGCAACGAGCCATGGGGCTGGACGCAAGCCTGATCGTCCGCTACGAGCGGTTTCTGGCCGGAGCGATCTTGCACGGCGACCTGGGGCGCTCCCTGATGACGGAGCGCCCCGTCGCCGACCTGATCCTGGAGCGCCTCCCGTACACGGTGGTGCTGGCACTGGCGGCCACAGGGCTCACCGTGCTGTTGGGCACGCTGGCAGCGGTGATCGCCTCCTCACGGCCGGGATCCTGGCTGGATGTGATCGTCATGAGCGGCGCCATGCTGGGGCTGTCCATGCCCAACTTCTGGCTGGCCCTGCTGCTCATCGCGCTTTTCTGCATCAAGCTGGGATGGCTTCCCGTCGTGGGAGCCGGGAGCCCGTCGCACCTGCTGCTCCCGGCGATCAGCCTGGCCATGCCCAGCGCCGCCGTGCTGGCGCGCCTCCTGCGATCGAGCATCCTGGACGTGCGCACGGCGGACTACGTGCGCACAGGACATGCCAAGGGGCTCCGACGGAACTATGTGTTCCTGCACTACGTGCTGCGGAACGGCCTGATCCCGGTGATCACCCTGGTCGGCCTGCAGTTCGGCCGCCTGCTGGGCGGCGCGTTCATCGTGGAGACCATCTTCAGCTGGCCCGGCCTGGGGCGGCTCACCGTGCAGGCCGTGTTCGATCGGGATGTGCCCGTCGTCGTCGGCGCCACGCTGCTGATGGCGACGGCCTACCTGACCGTCAACTTCCTGGTGGACGTGGCACACGCCGCCCTGGATCCTCGAGTCC